In uncultured Desulfovibrio sp., a single window of DNA contains:
- a CDS encoding helix-turn-helix domain-containing protein, which produces MSNSQESLIKILGTNIAVRRKALGMSQEILAEKIGITQQALARMEQGKIAPKLTRLPELAGALQCTVANLVTVQEGDTLEASSRLQAALERVPAHKQAAFIQQVWLTVELMR; this is translated from the coding sequence ATGAGCAACAGCCAAGAATCATTAATAAAAATTCTGGGAACGAACATCGCAGTTCGAAGGAAAGCGCTTGGGATGAGTCAGGAAATTTTGGCGGAGAAAATAGGCATAACCCAGCAGGCTCTGGCACGGATGGAGCAGGGGAAAATTGCCCCCAAGCTTACCAGGTTGCCCGAATTGGCTGGAGCCCTGCAATGTACGGTTGCAAATCTTGTAACGGTTCAGGAAGGCGACACGCTTGAGGCCAGCAGCAGACTACAGGCCGCGTTAGAAAGAGTTCCAGCCCATAAGCAGGCAGCCTTTATTCAGCAAGTCTGGCTGACAGTTGAATTGATGCGATGA